The genomic interval tagctttgatcacaagaataaattgcattttaaaatatattcaaatagaaagcagttattttaaatagtaaaaatatttcacaatattactgctttcgctgtactttggatcaaataaatgcaggcttggtgagtagaagcgacttctttaaaaagaaaaaaaaaaaacttttgactggtagtgtaagtgaTTTGATTTGtatgaaaacatacaaaaagtTGTTAAGCAAAAAGGTTCACCCTTAACACCACCAAGCAGATTACATGAAACCATGAGACTgaacaaattcatacaaattaatcaccaaaaattgtgtttatattccaacttttttttaatcagcagTCCACATTAGCAACACATTAGAAAATCTAACTTGTCCAGATAGATGTATTAGAGAGAGTGGGTGGAAAATTATATGACATGGATCTGTGAATCCAGATACAGTGGCTAGATTGCATTTACATTGCACAGATATCTGTTGCAATGTCTTGTGGACAGACAGGCAGGCAGAGAATCCTAAACAGTAATCCACACAAGCTTTAAACCAAAATGCCAAGGTAAACAGAACAACTGAGAGCTACAACACAATCAACATGAGACCGGGCACTGAACCCAGGAGTAGGAAGAACTTAAACACTGATACAAACAAGGTTAATAAATGAAACACAGCTGTCCTCAAGAACTCAAGAATAATCAAATCAGAAACCATGacaacaaaggaaaaaaatcaaacaaagtaACGCAAGAACAACTGAATACAAACTGAAAGTCCATGAAAATAACTGAACATAACTATGACAATATCCAATCAATACTGATCAGATAACATTCCGATcagaaatgcatttacacttttCTTTTCAGTGTGTATGTGGACAGCATCCGGAAACAGGAAACAGCCTTAGATTTTGGTTTTACTTACTTggactttaaaaaagaaaataaaacataaaaatgctgcaCTGTGTCTTAACTTCCCTTTGTGCAGTCTTGCATTTTGTTTGATAATATGCAACTAGTTCTCAAATAAGGCAATAATGgcaaatatcttgcatttaatatCAAATACTTTTCATGGCGCTGTAACTGTTGCATGTGGCCTCATGAAACCAGTTCTTGGGAACTATTCTCAAATCTATTTGACCAATTAATCCCATTTGCATTGCAAGAATGAATGCTTGTCTCTGAGCCTTTACTCCAGTTATATCATGGAGACTCACTTAACTGTAAGTGAAAGCTTGAAATCGTAAAATCAAGCGATAATTTAATACTAAGTTCTTTCCAACAATTACAACATTAGATTTTCACCTAATTtgggatttttatttatttatttttccactggaggagtaaaaaaacatgttgcCAAGTATGTAAGTGTTTGATGCCAAAAAATGTGGTCCAGATTCTTAGGTACATGTGATATGTGAGACTTGTGAGAAAGGATATATTTGGAATTAAAGACTAACACTTCTTACAGGACATGTGTATTGCAGTTTActggttacattttttatataactgtaACTATGTGAAATACTGAAAGAGAAATATGTTTGAATCAATTGGATGCATAATACATTACAGTGCATTACATTGGAATAGTATACTCAGTATTTTAGCACATGTCTTCAGGGTGTTTcttgtatatattttgcatattctttTTCACACTATacatcaaattaagatatataaaGTGTGATAATACAGAAGTATGCTATTCCTATTCCAATATAACCTAACTTAATGACTCAAATAAAAGCAATCCTACCAACTCACGTTGAGAAATGTCTGCATGCCTGTACACTGAATAATAATTGATTGCAGTGTGAATCTTCATCGTGAACTAAAACCCCCAGTTTTGGCCAACCAGCCAAAGAGCTATTAACTGTCTTTTACCTATAAGAGACTTGTGCAGCGAAAAGTGGATAGAAGTGTAATTTGTCTCCTCCAGGTGGCTAAATTGTGAACAGCTCTTTGTTGTGATTCGCTGGTTGACTACGTCAAAATTGTGCGCCACTAATGTCACAGCGGGCGCATGTTGAATCAGCACCGGCGTCGAGGGCGCTTAAGCAGTAACTAGTTTAAAATGACGGTGTTTCACGACGAGGTTGAAATAGAAGATTTTGAATatgatgaagaaacagaaacatATTATTTCCCTTGCCCATGTGGCGACAGATTCGCGATAACTAAGGCAAGTGTTTTTTCTATTGAAACATCGGAATCTAGACAGTCAACGTGACATTATGACTTTATATGTATAGGcgtgtgtttatatttatgtgtCATTTATATGAAgagttatattttttaaatttctgtatTCGTTGTTGTGTAAATACTGTTATGGTAAGGGGAAACTACTTCTACTTTACAGGAGGATCTTGAAAGTGGTGAAGAAGTAGCCACCTGTCCGAGTTGCTCACTTATAGTAAAAGTGATCTATGATAAGGTAAGATGTTTAGTATGTtctgatatttgtatataaaactAAGCTTGGTTGTTTGTTTTGCGCTGTATGTTTGATAACTTGGTCTAAAAACAAGTTACATTGTTATGCAGTATATCTGGTAACCATATGATTATCAGTGTTCTTGCTTTATTGTAGAAATAATGTTTGGCTTGGTCACTCTATGTGTTTTGATTTGTgttcctggaccacaaaaccagtcataagtgtaaaatattttttaaattgagatttacacataatctgaaagctgaataaataagtcaGTAATTTCCATTGATATTTGGTTGTTAGGacagggcaatatttggccaagatacaacaatttgaaaatctagaaactgagggtgaaaaaaaaacaaaa from Labeo rohita strain BAU-BD-2019 chromosome 6, IGBB_LRoh.1.0, whole genome shotgun sequence carries:
- the dph3 gene encoding DPH3 homolog isoform X1, whose amino-acid sequence is MTVFHDEVEIEDFEYDEETETYYFPCPCGDRFAITKEDLESGEEVATCPSCSLIVKVIYDKEQFMCGEVIEAPKTSENKLELAQS